In a single window of the Pseudodesulfovibrio profundus genome:
- a CDS encoding DUF885 family protein, which produces MFKFETADRFFAYIGKYYPVMCSSGAFPLMPPVADAANWLDRYDEVNAKAIAKHLVKLKKFRSDFETMEIKGGAVANRATAHALAMCASAAIAELEIIRTWETSPDFYLRIAFTGLDQAMNMPAKSDRVREKRFLKRLKAIPALLAEAENNIEAVTPTARGRAQTMIRDCARYVSALNESDLGKAGKAPRYIAACSIALRDYDRLLSMCNEIPEREGPAFEVMLRSVLGTQKTPDEIFTIAEAEYERRVESIRFLESEIGTPWATALEGYAGPAREGEDAIDCIVREVHRLRNFIFESPLAPILEDSSLRIAQLPQYLAATLRPIHYDPALQSDIPSHCFVSPQLFSGRGFRDDPTRLGRIRREYLFMAARQSYPGRHLLDTQRRGIKNSPLAQITNPLFMEGWSSFAEDMLEELGYLEKPLDRLVLHQRGRIRAALAMIDAGLAVGNLDQDKCLNILMDSGCSKEESLARVRSIRLEPGNRVMPVLGLHEIRSLRRMSKQMLPQFCNTILSHGQISFTHLGEIIREQT; this is translated from the coding sequence ATGTTCAAATTCGAAACCGCTGACAGATTTTTCGCCTATATCGGCAAATATTATCCAGTAATGTGTTCGTCAGGGGCGTTCCCCCTGATGCCGCCTGTGGCAGACGCCGCCAACTGGCTGGACAGATACGATGAAGTCAATGCCAAGGCCATTGCCAAGCATCTCGTCAAACTCAAAAAGTTTCGCAGTGATTTCGAGACCATGGAGATCAAAGGCGGTGCCGTAGCCAACAGGGCCACCGCCCATGCCCTTGCCATGTGCGCATCAGCCGCCATTGCCGAGCTGGAGATCATCCGTACCTGGGAAACTTCGCCAGACTTCTATTTACGCATCGCCTTTACCGGTCTTGATCAGGCCATGAACATGCCTGCCAAAAGTGACCGGGTGCGAGAAAAACGATTCCTGAAACGGCTCAAGGCAATTCCTGCCCTTTTGGCGGAAGCCGAAAACAATATCGAAGCGGTTACGCCCACTGCTCGCGGCCGTGCCCAGACAATGATCAGGGATTGCGCCCGATATGTTTCCGCATTGAACGAAAGCGATTTGGGTAAGGCTGGCAAGGCGCCACGGTATATTGCAGCCTGTTCCATTGCTCTCCGGGATTATGATCGTCTGCTGTCCATGTGCAATGAAATTCCGGAACGGGAAGGACCGGCTTTTGAGGTCATGCTGCGCTCCGTACTGGGGACGCAGAAAACGCCGGATGAGATTTTCACCATTGCCGAGGCTGAATATGAGCGCAGAGTGGAGTCCATCCGTTTTCTCGAATCCGAGATAGGCACTCCATGGGCTACCGCGCTGGAAGGATATGCCGGGCCTGCCCGAGAAGGTGAAGACGCCATCGACTGTATTGTTCGAGAGGTGCACCGTCTGCGCAATTTCATTTTTGAAAGCCCGCTGGCTCCCATCCTTGAAGACAGTTCGTTACGTATCGCCCAACTGCCGCAGTACCTTGCGGCTACCTTACGCCCGATCCATTACGATCCGGCCCTTCAAAGCGACATTCCCTCTCACTGTTTCGTGAGTCCGCAACTCTTCTCCGGACGAGGCTTCCGGGACGACCCAACTCGCCTTGGTCGCATTCGACGCGAATACCTGTTTATGGCTGCTCGCCAGTCCTATCCCGGCCGACACCTGCTCGATACCCAACGCCGTGGTATCAAGAATTCTCCACTGGCACAGATCACCAATCCCCTGTTCATGGAAGGATGGTCATCCTTTGCCGAAGACATGCTCGAAGAACTGGGCTACCTGGAGAAGCCGCTGGATCGGCTGGTACTTCACCAACGCGGCCGTATTCGAGCTGCGCTGGCAATGATCGATGCCGGACTTGCCGTGGGCAATCTTGATCAGGACAAATGCCTGAACATATTGATGGATTCAGGATGCTCCAAAGAGGAGAGCCTGGCTCGCGTCCGCAGCATTCGACTGGAACCGGGCAACCGCGTCATGCCGGTACTCGGCCTGCATGAAATCCGGTCCCTGCGTCGCATGTCCAAGCAGATGCTGCCGCAGTTCTGCAACACCATCCTGTCCCACGGACAGATTTCCTTTACCCACCTGGGCGAGATTATTCGAGAACAGACCTAG
- a CDS encoding chemotaxis protein CheV yields the protein MPETNILLESGTNELEIVEFYLDEDRGKDTYRGFYGINVAKVLEILQMPELTDMPEVSHPAVLGAFNLRDEIIPLIDLAGWLNKKRVEKEAPKIIVTEFNRTKTAFLVSGVTRIHRINWKEVEAPTGYVSSLTVNSITGVVKISNRIIFILDMEKITAALNPDQAPIEEPAESVKQEIEQRRIKALVADDSTMARKMIVSILQKAGIHVHSVENGELALHYLNRCKKQALEADLPIQDYVDVVVSDIEMPIMDGHTLTRQIKEDPFFHGVPIVLCSSIITETLHHKGIAVGADDQVSKAELNELVSKVYKLIQHPTGSGA from the coding sequence ATGCCCGAAACCAATATTCTACTCGAATCCGGAACCAATGAACTGGAAATCGTCGAATTCTACTTGGACGAAGACCGGGGAAAGGATACGTATCGAGGGTTTTACGGCATCAATGTCGCCAAAGTCCTTGAAATCCTGCAGATGCCAGAACTCACTGACATGCCTGAGGTTTCGCATCCGGCAGTCCTTGGTGCCTTCAATCTGCGCGACGAAATCATCCCCCTGATCGATCTGGCCGGATGGCTCAACAAAAAGCGGGTCGAGAAAGAGGCGCCCAAAATCATCGTCACGGAATTCAACCGGACGAAAACCGCATTTCTCGTGTCTGGCGTCACCCGAATCCATCGCATCAACTGGAAAGAAGTGGAAGCGCCCACTGGGTATGTTTCCTCCCTGACAGTCAATTCCATCACCGGCGTGGTCAAGATATCCAACAGAATCATTTTCATTCTGGATATGGAAAAGATCACCGCAGCCCTCAATCCCGATCAGGCACCGATTGAGGAACCGGCTGAAAGCGTGAAGCAGGAAATAGAGCAACGTCGCATCAAGGCTCTGGTTGCGGATGACTCCACCATGGCCCGCAAGATGATTGTCTCCATTCTCCAAAAGGCCGGGATACATGTTCACTCAGTTGAAAACGGCGAGTTGGCGTTGCACTATCTCAACCGCTGTAAGAAGCAGGCTCTGGAAGCGGATCTTCCCATACAGGACTACGTGGATGTCGTTGTCTCCGACATTGAAATGCCGATCATGGACGGTCACACCCTGACCCGCCAGATCAAGGAGGACCCCTTTTTCCACGGTGTTCCAATTGTCCTCTGTTCCTCAATCATCACTGAAACACTCCATCACAAGGGTATTGCCGTAGGCGCCGACGATCAGGTTTCCAAAGCGGAACTCAATGAACTGGTGAGCAAAGTGTACAAACTCATTCAGCACCCCACGGGTTCTGGTGCCTAA